From Triticum aestivum cultivar Chinese Spring chromosome 7B, IWGSC CS RefSeq v2.1, whole genome shotgun sequence:
AAGTATTCCTGTCTATCATTTCAGAAAAAAAGTATTCCTGTCTATCCATTGCATGACACATTTTTGCAAAGTTATAAGGCATAGTCCTCTTATCGTATTTCCTATACATGGACAACTAGTATGCTCAAAACTGTAAGAGTGGGTGATATCCATATGGGGCTCAGCCAGCTGTACCCAAGCGGAGATACAACCGTCATTTCCCAAGTTGAAAACACCTATATTCCGGGTATTAGTCTTCTTGGTAGGAGCTAGGGCCTACCGggtctagggcgtaggttgtaCGGGAAGGAGGAGGGTTGGCGGAGGTGTGAgcgcggctgccggcggcggggcgccgtggcgctggagaagaggcggcggcggcgcaagaggcggctagggttaggtctcccggctcccttcgGGAAGCCGAGAAgataatgattgcttcttgcttgattagattgatacatctcctctccttatatagaggtgtttacttgactcctaagcaaacgaccctaacaacgataagataattgggctaagcccctaataacgataagataacttgggccacaacccactgggctaagcccctaatatgtcggtcataacacttctccccgcctgcacaaacagcccgtcctcgagctgtaaggtggggaagcgcttgctgaactcctcgaggtgatcaaccaaCGTCAAACACCTTCGCAACAGCTAgggcggccaggtcggcggcgacggcgtcctcctcaatgtagtttgcagcctccaggtagaagagtcgcgggcagatgtggccgggcgtgtagggcttgtcgcagttgaagcacaacccttggcggcgacgctcgagtagctcggccgaGGTAAGCCGGCGGAACGGGTGCGCCGCGGTCGTGGCgaggggtgccgcggaagcctgaGTAGGCTGACCCTGCGCGGGAACCTCCGACCAGGGTAGTGGCCCAGCGGCCCGGGACGGTgatgcctgctggatggccaccgcgcggcgctcgaacgcgcgggcgtagtacatggccgtctggagatccTCGGGTCCCCaaagctccacgtccacgcggatgtgatccgaAAGTCCACCGACGAAGAGGTCGGCCCGCTGATGCGCCATCACGCCCGAcgcgtggcatgccagggcctggaaacggtTGGCTAAGTCCtgaaccgtggaggtgaagggaaggcggcctaactctgccaggcggctcccgcggatcggtggcccaaaacgaaggaggcagagctcgcggaagcgctcccaagggggcatgctgccctcgtcctgcttgagggcgtagtaccaggtctgtGCCGCGTCGCGGAGGTGGTAAGAGGCGAGCCAGGTACGCTCCGAAGCGAGGGTGCGCTGCCCGcgaaagaactgctcgcactggttgagccagttgagggggtcctccgtgccgtcataagtggcgaagtcCAGTTTGGCAAACCGCGGCGGTGTCTGAGTCGGAGCGCCCTGGCCAACTGGCTCGGAGGTGCGAAGCAGCGAGGATTGGGGCACCCGGTCAGCATGGCCGCGGCCCGAGAAGTGCCCCGGCGAGCCGGAGGGATCACCGAACTGTAGAGTGGACGCTGGCGGTTCTCCAGCCGACGTGTAGACGGGTGGCGGTGATGATCCGGTCAACCAGGCCGGTATTGGGGACGGCAACGACGGGAAGCGCACTTGCTGGATCGGGACGCCTCCTTGCGTGGGTGACCCGGCCCCCGTGCTGGGCGGCTGCGGTAGCACGGACCCGGGTGGCGTGGACGGCGCAGCGAGGGCCggggccggccactgtggccattgaGGCGCGGCAGCGGGCGTTGGTGGGGCCGACAGCTGGGGTTGCGACTGCCCGGACCCGGGGTGCGTCGGGGGCGCGGCGATCGCCGGGGCCGGCCACTGCAGCCAGTGGggggcgacggcgagcggcggctgaCCGGGCCAGTGGTGGTGTAGAGGCCCGATCGGCGCCGTGGTGGCCGCGTAGCAGGGCAGGGCGGCTGGCCCGGTCGCGGCGACCGGTGGTAAGGGCGACGGCTGTCCATAAGGCCCGGCCAGGTAGAGGTGGATGCCCTGGATGGCGGTGACGAGGCCATGAAGGACTCCGGTGATCTCCGCTGGGGAGTAGACGACGGCATGCAGCGCGGGGAGGGGCGGCGACTAGCCAGTGGAGGCCCCCGCGGTGGAGTCGATCGGCGCAATGGGAAGCGCTAGCGGCGCAGTGGAGAGCGGCGCTGTGGAGAGGGCGGCGGTGGTGGGCAGCAGCGCGGTGGGCAGTGGCAGGGTGGGTGGTGGAGCAGACATGATCGGACCCaagctacctgataccaaattggtaggagctaGGGCCCTACCGGTTCTAGGGCGTAGGTTGTACGGGAAGGAGGATGGTTGGCCGAGGTGTGAgcgcggctgccggcggcggggcgccGTGGTGCGctggagaagaggcggcggcggcgcaagaggcggctagggttaggtctcccggctcccttcgggaagccgagcaaataatgattgcttcttgcttgactagattgatacatctcctctccttatatagaggggtttacttgactcctaagcaaacaaCCCTAATAaggataagataattgggctaaacCTCTAATAACGATAAGAGaacttgggccacaacccactgggctaagcccctaatatgccggtcataacacttctACAACTAATTACATTACTCATTATCTGTGAAATAGACACAATTCGACTTCAGTTGCGGATATTCTTTGGCACCAAGGCATCACGTGTTTATGACCGGTTACCCCCAAGAAACAACACATGATCATGCAAGCCATTTTTTTTTGACAAACCCTTCTGCTGCTATATCAACTCGGTGTAACAAGATTTTCTCAGTTTTAGGTAAATATCATCTACGAGTTCCACTTCCTGCAAACATGCAGTAGACCACCACAAAAAGTCTGAAGAAGGTACATTTCCCCCTTATACTCACTACTGTAATTGCTAATCTCATCTGGAATTATATCCCTCGTGACGGTGGGACTAGTGAGACCAAAAGCATCCATTATTCTGTTTCTGGTGGATGCATACATGCTAAATCAATCAACCTAGTTTCCATAGCTGCACATAAAGTTTCACATTTCATAATCAAAGAGCTCTGAAAGACCACAGAGTGAAATGTACTGCTAGTGCTAGATGGTCCATCATATGTTCAGATAACCCAATGTTCCGATAATTATTCTAGTAGAATCTGCTGAGAACTAGCCAATGTTCAGATAACATATGCAAAGCAATTGTAAAGCAGTGCGGTACGTGTAGATACTGGAAAATGATAATAAACCATCTACATGATTGTCAATTGAGGAATGGAGAAGATGGGATCAGAGAAAGTACGTACCCTCGAGTAGACTGGGCACAGACATTTCATCGAGCAGATGACGGGCATGCTGCCATTGGAGCTGGAGGTGCGGGGAGgagaggaggtcgtggacgtcgctGGCATAGCAGCGAGGAGACAGAGATGAGCCAGCGCGCTTGAGGATACGCGCCGGAAACCTGGTGGTTGCGAGCCCCGGCTCCGCTGCGATGACGATGAGCCAGTGGAGAGTCCGGCGGGCTGGACCTCGCGCCAGCGCGCGGCATCCTCGACGGCCGGGAAGGCGCGCGGAGAGGGATGGTTGGTGGAAGGAGATGGGAGGGAGGCGCAGATGAGCTGCTCCACTGCAGCTGGTCGCCGGCAGCGGAAGGTGGGTGGGTCTGGTTTGGGACTGACTGGAGCAACCTAGTAAAAGTTACGGCTCGGTCGGTTTGGTTCGATTCGGTTCAGTCGGAAACGTGTCGGTCGGTTGCCTAGTACTAGCAGCCGACGTCTGGGAGCGGCCACGTTCGCCggccggccgccggagctcggagAGGCGACCCGATTTAGATAATAATAGAGAAAAAGAAAAGGCAAGCGTTGATTTGGGCTAAAACTCGGCTCCGGCCCAATAGGCCCGCTCGACCTCGTCGCCAACTTGAACCGTTATATTCCCGCCCAAGCCTTCCTCCCCCGTCCCAACACCCCGGCACCCTCCCCCATCCAATCCTCCACCGGAAACCAGAAATCACCGCCCCCTCCCCCATCCATCCTCCGCCGGAAACCAGAAACCACCGCCCCCTCCTCCGTCCAAACGCCGCGCCGGAAACcacccaccacctcctcctccaccaaaAATCACCCAccacctcccgctcctcctcctcctccccctctccgatGGAGCAGGTTGGCGAGGAGCCACCGCCACCGGTGCGGGTGCGGGTGCCACGCCCTCCACCGTCGCGAGGCACCTGGCTGGAGTTCTTGCGCGCGGTAGCCAATTCCATGGGGATGTCCCTCCGGTGCTTTGTGATGCGGGTGTGGCGAGTTTCTGGTGTGGCGACCACCACAAACAAGAAGTCCAAGAACTCAGACAAGAAGAACGGtcggaagaagaacaagaagaggggcaggaagaagaacaagaagaagaaggcggaggcggaggaaGACAAAGTGCAGGAGGAGGATGCGCCCGAGGATGAGGAGGATGcgctcgaggacgaggaggaggcggaggaggcggaggaggaggaggcggaggaagaggaggaggaggacgaggacaagATCAGGGAAGAAGACGAGAAGCAGGCCAAGGAGGCGCTCGCCAggcagaagaggaaggaggaggaggacaagaTTAGGGAAGAAGAGGAGAAGCAGCAGGCCAAGGAGGCGCTCGCCAggcagaagaggaaggaggaagcgaTGAGGAAGAAGCAGCTCGCGGCCCAGGAGGTGGAGAGGCAAAGGAAGGAGGACGCCAGGAGGAGGACGCAAGAGGCCTTCGAGACGAgggaggaggccatggaggaggccaAGCGGAGGAAGGAGGACAAGGCCGAGGCTTCCACTGCACGGCGTTCTGCTGCTACCGACCAGGTACCTACAATCGATCCCCTCCCCTGTTCCATGCAGCTTCTCTGCTTCTCTGCTTCTCTGCTTGAAAGGATAGTTGTTGTCTTAGAAGCTTCTCTGTTTCTCTGCTTGAAAAACACATATAAGGATCATCACCATTAGTTGTTGTCTTAGGAAGAAGAACAACTGCCTATCACCATGCTAAGAGAAGGGATGTCATTTAGAAGGATTTCGAAGTGGCAAAAATTTCGCTCACCCTCGAAATGGTCGAAATTTCGAATTCTGTTTTGTACAAATCAATGAGGtttttgtttaaaattcaaataattttaaTTAAACAGATAGATAAAAGAACAGGTAGTCCTAAATTAACGCAATTACATATCTAGCGTGAAAGTTAGTCCATAGCCTAACATGCTATTGGTCGTGGTTCGAATCTCGTTTAGTACTTGACCCCAGTGTCAAAAGGCACCCGGAAATCGGCAACGATGATGAGGTAGCTATATATGTTCTCTCAATTTTCAAATTCTATGGTTGATCGCCATGTTGATCTGAATATCATCAATTTTCCTTTCAGTTTCAGCGCCACGTCAAGAGGTTTCACAAGGCCAAGGGAGTTCGATTTGGAAAGTGCAGCAAGAAGGGCTGCGGTGTCATAGGCAAGATGACGGATATCGAGCTCCATCAGCGCTATTGTCATGGCATGGATTGAGCAAAGATGAGGCCACTTTGGCGTGCGCTTCTGTAGCTACTCTGTTTTAGTATTTTTCCCATGAGCAGTGCGTGTAGTGTGCTCTCAGGAGAACCGTGCTAGTATGCTCTTTGGAAAATTTGTAGGAAAATCTCGTGAGTGGACTTTCGTAACAAGTGGAATGGTTCCGGTGTCCAACTTAACACTGATGTTTTCACTTGTTGTTGAATCCTTTACATTCAGAATGGAAGCGAAAGTGGCCAACTTAGCAGTTAGCACCTCCTTCTTCAGTTTGTGTCACACTTGGCACTTGATTACTGTACATATTACTGTATACAAAGTATCTGTTCTACTGtttaaatattactagatgagaaAGTTTGGGCAAAACTATGAGCTACAAACAGCAAACATAATTTAGACTCATGTCAGCATCTCCATTAGATAATGTAAACTACATTAGCAAATTATGCTTCGAGTAAAATTTACATAACCAAAAAGTGGGCTTTTGTACATCACCAAAAACCTCCAACTCCAGCAGATGTGTAAATTTTACATCACAAAAAACCTCCAACTCCAACAGATAATGTAAAATTTACATTACCATGGAGGCGGACATGGTGCTGTGCGCCGGAGCGATGTTGGTGGCCATGGAGTCGGAGGAGGCGTCCATGGGTCGGGTGGCAATAGACGGGCAACGGGCGCATGGTGGGAAAGTTCCGCGTGGCAGTGGAGGCTGCGCGCATTTTGCTCGAGCGGCCCAAGTGTGCGTCACTTGGTGCCTCATTGATGTAAAAATCTGTTATTTTTCATCAACATCATCTCTCCGAGATGTTCTAACATAGCATTTAAAGAGAGCACGGTGACCAAGGGAGAATTCTTGGGGTAAGGCTTCTTCCTCGAAAcaggcttttgccccgctttatatataaatcaACACAACAGAGTACATGGTCGATCGATACAATTTGGTGAGGGGCCCTCTTACAAAGCAAATCAAAAGATATAACACGAAGCCTAGAACGAGGCTAACATCTTGCTGCGGCCCAACTGACGACGCCAAGCTCCACAACAACGCACCCAAAAGGGTGACGATGCAAAGCGTCGCTGTTGCCGAGTTCGAGCAAACAGAAAGATATTTTCACCTAAGCCCTGACAGGGATGAGACCTACGACGACGTCTTCATGAAGCAAGCGACACCCATGGGTGCCACTACTGCCGGTGCCAGAGAGCGTGAAGCTTTCTCTCTGGAAGTCGCCTGCAGCACTAGGAGAAGCCTAAAGGCTCTATATTTTACATATTTTTAGAGATCATTTGTTACATGTCCTCTTCACATATCATGTCCCACTAAACCAAATATGTGTCCATTATGCATGATTACCAGTTTTAAAACTTTTCATTGTGAGCATTGCACAATTAGtgttttatttagtttttgttAGTTTTCTTTGTTTTGGCATGTCTAGGACTTCCTGTACCTAACTTAGGCATTTCAGAGAgtgaaaaaaatgattttttttacaaAGTTCTCCAATCAAGATCTAATACCAAATGTTGGCGTGGCTCTAACAATTCCAACGAGCCGAGGAATGCCAAAAGATGTGTCCGTATGACGAAATGGCAACCAAAATACCGAAGGAGTCCACCTCATTCAATGACGGCGATTGTACCAACTCAAGACAAGCCCGAAAGTTGCCCTTCCAGATGGGATTCTTAACCGATTTCATTCCCATTTGTTCCCATGCGATCTTTGGATATAAGCAAGGGTTTGGGAGAGGATTCGGCTCACCTTGAACCCTTGGATCAAAGAAGGCAACCATCATCCATGGAGGAGGCTTGAGGAGAGGCATTATAAATACCCCTCCAACCCTAGCGGCCGCCGTCTAAACTTCCACAAGCCACGGTCATCCAAGATCAATCTCCGCTGCTCCATCTCCACTACCATAGAAGGACAAGATCAAGAGGAAGAACAGGAAGCTCCACCATGCACGCACCATCCTTTGGGTCGATGCCATCTCCACCGCACCGTCACCTCTACCGGTGCCACCCTCCATCACCACCGCGTCAGCGCCATCATcgatcatcaccaccatcaccggCGCCTTCATCTCCACTATTACCAACAACACCAAGCCTTCTCCCTTCACCGGCTCGATGTCGTCTTGTAACTTGACCATCTCTTTTATGTTGCCAGTCTACATGTTTGAGTAGTTGTACTAGTTCTTGGGGATAGGGATGAACACTTTGTGCGATCAATAATCTATTGTTCATGTTCGAGTTAGTAGCCTTCAAAATGTTGAGAGGGGGCCTCTCTTGCATCATTTCCTTATTGTTGTGAAGCATATTACTTTTGTTTTAGAGGTTAGGATGTCGAGTTAATTAGAGGTAACATTCAAAGCCTCAGTTCCATGCTTTTGCAATTGATAGGGAAATAACGAAGCATCTTTGGTGAGACCGCATCCATGAAGAAACCCTTAATTAATTGTAGTGATAACCGATGTGGGGAACTACGGTTGGTGGCATATGTTGCATGAAGTCTATGTGAGAGTAGAACATGTTTTGTATCTGGATCCATCCACTTATGCACATCAAGAGTGGCTTGGAGATATAAAGTGCATATTAGTCGTGTTGATTTCAGAaccctcaagaatgctttactACTCAAGCATCGTTCTTTCTAACTTCGTTTCTTCTAATTCCTATTTTTGCCTTCTTGTTCATAGTTTAGTAATACTCCTTTTAATTTTGTTTCCCTAGCAACCATTAGAGTAGAATATTTACAAACTCCGGTTTGGGTGCGTACGGAACTAAGTAAGTGATAGCGCAATTGAAGGGTTTGTAGTGTCTTCCTCTCCGCTCCATGTGGTTTCGACAATTATATCAAGGAAGTGCTACAACCTCCATGTGCACTTGCAGGATATcaagcatcactacaaaaaaaagacacatccgtgacattttgggccgaacgaaaaaaatttatgtcatacatatgacacttctatgacgataattgtgacaaaacccggtatcatcatagatgtggtgggctcctacttctatgacaaaaaatcatgacaaatgggcttttcatcctgggcgggctggagacgcagctgcatgacattctttgggccgtccatgacggaaaaaactatggtagaagcgagggcgaggaaaatttcggggagttcccggttaaggtgggtggtcgggggccgagcgatgcacgtttctctcgtacacgtacacgcgtgtgtgcgaggcgttggctctaactaaacccgagcgagggcgttgggctctaactgaacccgagcgattgcactgcaggctacgcgttactgaacccgagcgatcgatcgatggatgttaactgaacccgatcgagcgattccttcgctactgttgctaactgaagctgatcgatgctgcctctctggatgaacagtgagcg
This genomic window contains:
- the LOC123162294 gene encoding vicilin-like seed storage protein At2g18540 translates to MEQVGEEPPPPVRVRVPRPPPSRGTWLEFLRAVANSMGMSLRCFVMRVWRVSGVATTTNKKSKNSDKKNGRKKNKKRGRKKNKKKKAEAEEDKVQEEDAPEDEEDALEDEEEAEEAEEEEAEEEEEEDEDKIREEDEKQAKEALARQKRKEEEDKIREEEEKQQAKEALARQKRKEEAMRKKQLAAQEVERQRKEDARRRTQEAFETREEAMEEAKRRKEDKAEASTARRSAATDQFQRHVKRFHKAKGVRFGKCSKKGCGVIGKMTDIELHQRYCHGMD